One stretch of Deltaproteobacteria bacterium RBG_16_64_85 DNA includes these proteins:
- a CDS encoding pyrimidine 5'-nucleotidase has product MAAEPLFIFDLDNTLYPPEVSLWRIVDARIERYVQERLGVNPEAARRVRKDFLQEFGTTLRGLMHYHDVPPGEYLEYVHDVPIPEIVPPRPDLRSMLSGLPGRSVVFTNGSESYARRVLKALDVSDMMEGIYGIEFMEYIAKPSPYPYAKLLQATGARAEASLFCEDVRENLLPARELGMFTVWVGGREEASPAHAVVSDVCELPGILPRFLEPKISGGNR; this is encoded by the coding sequence ATGGCGGCGGAGCCGCTGTTCATCTTCGACCTCGACAACACGCTTTATCCGCCGGAGGTGAGCCTCTGGCGGATCGTGGACGCCCGAATCGAGCGCTACGTCCAGGAGAGGCTCGGCGTGAACCCGGAGGCCGCCCGGCGTGTCCGCAAGGACTTCCTGCAGGAGTTCGGGACCACCCTGCGCGGCCTCATGCACTATCATGATGTTCCGCCGGGAGAATATCTCGAATACGTCCATGACGTGCCGATCCCGGAGATCGTCCCCCCGCGGCCCGACCTCCGGAGCATGCTCTCCGGGCTCCCGGGGAGGAGCGTGGTATTCACCAACGGCTCGGAGTCGTATGCCCGCCGGGTTCTCAAGGCCCTGGACGTTTCGGACATGATGGAAGGAATCTACGGGATCGAATTCATGGAGTACATCGCCAAGCCGTCGCCCTACCCGTATGCCAAGCTCCTGCAGGCGACCGGGGCCCGCGCGGAGGCCTCCCTGTTCTGCGAGGACGTCCGCGAGAACCTGCTTCCGGCCCGAGAGCTCGGCATGTTCACCGTCTGGGTGGGGGGCAGGGAAGAGGCATCTCCCGCCCATGCCGTGGTGAGCGACGTGTGCGAACTTCCGGGGATCCTGCCGAGGTTCCTGGAGCCGAAAATTTCAGGAGGAAATCGATGA
- a CDS encoding 2-oxoisovalerate dehydrogenase, giving the protein MATMTLVQAIHDALALEMERDPRVVLLGEDIGKNGGVFRATEGLWARFGSDRVIDTPLAEAGIVGMAIGMSLSGLRPVAEIQFVDFIYPAFDQIVSELAKFRYRSAGQFTAPVVIRTPSGGGIKGGHYHSQSPEAYFIHTAGLKVVMPSTPADGKGLLAAAMRDPDPVIFLEPKALYRTAKGEVPEGDYTVPLGKARVVREGEDVSLITYGATVHVAEEAAAMAEEEGIHVEVIDLRTLWPLDVEAVVQSVEMTGRAVVLHEAPRTCGFGAELAALIQEKAFLHLKAPVARVTGFDTPFPYSLEKLYLPDALRVIGAIRATVNF; this is encoded by the coding sequence GTGGCGACGATGACGCTGGTCCAGGCGATCCACGACGCGCTGGCCCTCGAGATGGAACGCGACCCCCGTGTCGTCCTTCTGGGAGAGGACATCGGGAAGAACGGGGGCGTCTTCCGGGCGACCGAAGGGCTATGGGCGCGGTTCGGATCGGACCGAGTGATCGACACCCCGCTGGCGGAGGCGGGAATCGTCGGAATGGCGATCGGGATGTCGCTTTCCGGCCTGCGCCCCGTCGCCGAGATCCAGTTCGTCGATTTCATCTACCCCGCTTTCGACCAGATCGTGTCGGAGCTGGCGAAGTTCCGGTACCGGTCTGCGGGCCAGTTTACCGCCCCGGTCGTTATCCGGACCCCCTCGGGGGGAGGGATCAAGGGGGGGCACTACCATTCGCAGAGCCCGGAGGCCTACTTCATCCACACCGCGGGGCTTAAAGTGGTCATGCCATCGACGCCTGCGGACGGCAAGGGGCTGCTCGCCGCAGCGATGCGCGACCCTGACCCGGTGATCTTCCTGGAGCCGAAGGCGCTCTACCGGACCGCAAAGGGGGAAGTGCCGGAAGGGGACTACACCGTTCCCCTGGGCAAGGCGCGCGTAGTGAGAGAAGGGGAGGACGTTTCGCTGATCACCTATGGCGCAACCGTGCACGTAGCAGAGGAGGCCGCGGCGATGGCCGAGGAGGAGGGGATCCACGTGGAGGTGATCGACCTTCGGACCCTTTGGCCCCTGGACGTCGAGGCGGTCGTCCAGTCGGTGGAGATGACGGGCCGGGCGGTCGTCCTCCACGAGGCGCCACGGACGTGCGGTTTCGGTGCGGAGCTTGCCGCCCTGATCCAGGAGAAAGCGTTCCTTCACCTGAAAGCCCCGGTCGCCAGGGTGACCGGATTCGACACGCCGTTCCCGTATTCGCTGGAAAAGCTCTACCTCCCCGATGCCCTGCGCGTGATCGGGGCGATCCGCGCGACGGTAAATTTCTGA
- a CDS encoding DNA repair protein RecN has product MLIELSVRNLAIFEDVRVPFAPGLNIVTGETGAGKSILVEAIRLALGEKADPVTVRSGEPEAEVSALLDLSRREDLKEAWEEAGFPWEEELVLRRVIPSAGRSRAYFNGRAVAQSALTELAPVLVEMVSQHSVPFLLSKAAALASIDEFSGTAPLAREVRRLYRRVSALRRQAEEAGARGESARGRIESLDFQVAELARAVLVPGEEEELAAAHSVLRNASKVQAALRDAEGALSSAEHSASSSVSFAAARVREAAAADPRLAELGERIRGLQSELTDLARELVSRAGRVTLDADRREHIEERLTEIRRLKRKYAKEVPELIAHLDDLRVERGALDATLEEGRRVHAALAAEEESCVAAASALSRGRQGGAKKMAASVEKELARVALAGAKFRAEIASRSPTAASLSAAGLDEAELLFSANPGQDLRPLSQTASGGELSRVMLALRNASSRGQSGRTIVFDEIDAGIGGRVAERVGARLKELAGTAQVVCVTHLPQVAAFADCHLLVSKVSGRGSVTTSVKPLAKQDRITELARMISGSEVTGEAHAHARELIERAAGG; this is encoded by the coding sequence ATGCTGATCGAGCTGTCCGTCCGCAACCTCGCCATCTTCGAAGACGTCCGCGTCCCCTTCGCACCGGGCCTGAACATCGTCACCGGGGAGACGGGAGCCGGCAAGTCGATCCTCGTGGAGGCGATCCGCCTTGCGCTGGGCGAGAAGGCGGACCCGGTGACGGTGCGAAGCGGCGAGCCGGAGGCGGAGGTCTCCGCGCTGCTCGACCTGTCCCGCAGGGAGGACCTGAAGGAGGCTTGGGAGGAAGCAGGCTTCCCGTGGGAGGAGGAGCTCGTGCTGCGCAGGGTCATTCCCTCCGCCGGAAGAAGCCGCGCCTACTTCAACGGTCGTGCGGTCGCACAGTCCGCGCTGACGGAGCTCGCCCCCGTGCTCGTGGAGATGGTGAGCCAGCACAGCGTCCCCTTCCTGCTCTCGAAGGCGGCGGCGCTGGCCTCGATCGACGAGTTCTCCGGGACCGCTCCCTTGGCGAGGGAGGTTCGCCGGCTGTACCGGCGCGTTTCCGCGCTGCGGAGGCAGGCGGAGGAAGCCGGCGCACGGGGAGAGAGCGCGCGAGGGCGGATCGAATCGCTGGATTTCCAGGTCGCGGAGCTTGCACGGGCCGTCCTCGTCCCGGGGGAGGAGGAGGAGCTGGCCGCGGCCCATTCCGTCCTGCGGAACGCCTCGAAGGTCCAGGCGGCGTTGCGGGACGCAGAGGGGGCCCTGTCCTCGGCGGAACATTCCGCGTCATCGTCGGTTTCGTTTGCGGCCGCCAGGGTGCGGGAGGCGGCCGCCGCCGATCCGCGCCTGGCGGAGCTGGGCGAGCGTATCCGTGGGCTCCAGAGCGAGCTTACGGACCTGGCGCGCGAGCTGGTTTCCCGGGCGGGGAGGGTGACCCTTGACGCCGACCGTCGCGAGCACATCGAAGAGCGCCTGACCGAGATCCGCCGCCTGAAACGGAAGTACGCGAAGGAGGTCCCGGAGTTGATCGCCCACCTGGACGACCTCCGGGTGGAACGGGGCGCCCTCGACGCGACCCTCGAGGAGGGGCGCAGGGTGCACGCCGCATTGGCGGCGGAGGAAGAGTCGTGCGTCGCCGCCGCTTCGGCATTGAGCCGGGGGAGACAGGGAGGGGCGAAGAAAATGGCCGCCTCCGTGGAAAAGGAGCTGGCGCGCGTGGCCCTTGCCGGCGCGAAGTTCCGGGCCGAGATCGCCTCCCGGAGCCCCACGGCCGCGTCCCTTTCCGCGGCGGGGCTCGACGAGGCGGAGCTCCTGTTCAGCGCCAATCCGGGACAGGACCTGCGTCCCCTGTCGCAGACGGCGTCGGGCGGGGAGCTTTCGCGCGTGATGCTGGCCCTGCGGAACGCCTCCTCCCGCGGGCAGAGCGGAAGGACGATCGTCTTCGACGAGATCGACGCGGGGATCGGAGGGCGGGTGGCGGAGAGGGTGGGTGCGCGCCTGAAAGAGCTAGCGGGGACCGCGCAGGTGGTCTGCGTGACGCATCTTCCCCAGGTGGCGGCCTTTGCGGACTGCCACCTCCTGGTGAGCAAGGTCTCCGGGAGGGGATCCGTGACCACCAGCGTGAAACCGCTCGCGAAACAGGATAGGATAACGGAACTGGCGCGCATGATCTCCGGGTCGGAGGTCACCGGAGAGGCGCACGCGCATGCCAGGGAGCTGATCGAGAGGGCTGCAGGCGGATGA
- a CDS encoding aldehyde dehydrogenase, with product MAKKVTARPYRLFVGGKWVGDKETMPVIDKYTGETIGIVPAASRETVDRAIGAAHAAFPDWSRTPAHRRFRILEKASNLLAKHQEEIAAIICREAGKAWKYSVGEVSRAVETYQFSAEEAKRIHGETVPMDASTAGEGRMGFYLRCPVGVVAAITPFNFPLNLVAHKVGPGLAAGNTLVLKPASTTPLTAIRLAEILEEAGVPAGVFNVIVGSGGTVGDWITTDPRVAKISFTGSPPVGEAIIRKAGLKKVTMELGNNSGTIIEPDADLDAAVPRCVVSAFANSGQVCISLQRLYVHRSIAKEFTMRFVDATSKLKVCNPLEKDCDVGPMIEEAEAKRAEAWIKEAIAEGAKLLIGGKREGRVLYPAILTNVRAEMKVMCQEAFAPLVSLYEYEKFEDAVRMVEDSPYGLQAGVYTNDLRKALYAVERINVGGVMINDTSIFRVDHMPYGGNKMSGLGREGVRFAVEEMTNIKMVMIKP from the coding sequence ATGGCGAAAAAAGTGACGGCAAGGCCGTACCGGCTGTTCGTCGGGGGGAAATGGGTGGGCGACAAGGAGACCATGCCGGTGATCGACAAGTACACGGGGGAGACGATCGGGATCGTCCCGGCGGCCTCCCGGGAGACGGTGGACCGCGCCATCGGCGCCGCCCACGCCGCCTTTCCCGACTGGTCGCGGACACCCGCCCACCGGCGTTTCCGGATCCTCGAAAAGGCGAGCAACCTGCTGGCGAAGCACCAGGAGGAGATCGCGGCGATCATCTGCCGGGAGGCGGGAAAGGCCTGGAAATACTCGGTGGGCGAGGTTTCGCGGGCCGTGGAAACGTACCAGTTCTCCGCCGAGGAGGCCAAGCGGATCCACGGGGAGACCGTGCCGATGGACGCCAGCACCGCGGGGGAGGGGCGGATGGGGTTCTACCTGCGCTGCCCGGTGGGGGTCGTGGCTGCCATCACGCCGTTCAACTTTCCCTTGAACCTCGTCGCACACAAGGTCGGCCCGGGGCTGGCGGCGGGGAACACCTTGGTCCTGAAACCCGCGTCTACAACCCCCCTGACCGCGATCCGCCTCGCGGAGATCCTCGAGGAGGCGGGGGTGCCCGCAGGGGTGTTCAACGTCATCGTCGGCTCCGGCGGCACCGTCGGGGACTGGATCACCACCGACCCGCGGGTCGCCAAGATCTCCTTTACCGGGAGCCCTCCGGTCGGGGAGGCGATCATTCGGAAGGCAGGCCTTAAAAAAGTGACGATGGAGCTCGGAAACAACTCCGGCACGATCATCGAGCCCGACGCCGATCTCGATGCGGCGGTGCCGCGCTGCGTGGTCAGCGCCTTCGCCAATTCCGGCCAGGTGTGCATCTCCCTGCAGCGGCTCTATGTCCATCGATCGATAGCGAAGGAATTCACGATGCGATTCGTCGACGCCACCTCGAAGCTGAAGGTCTGCAATCCCCTGGAGAAGGATTGCGACGTCGGCCCGATGATCGAAGAGGCCGAGGCGAAGCGCGCGGAGGCCTGGATCAAGGAGGCGATCGCGGAAGGGGCGAAGCTCCTGATCGGAGGGAAGCGCGAAGGGAGGGTCCTGTACCCGGCCATCCTGACCAACGTCCGCGCCGAGATGAAGGTGATGTGTCAGGAGGCGTTCGCCCCGCTGGTTTCCCTTTACGAATACGAAAAGTTCGAGGACGCGGTACGGATGGTGGAGGATTCCCCCTACGGGCTCCAGGCGGGGGTCTACACGAACGACCTGCGGAAGGCGCTGTACGCGGTGGAGCGGATCAACGTCGGCGGAGTGATGATCAACGACACGTCGATCTTCCGGGTCGACCACATGCCGTACGGCGGCAACAAGATGAGCGGCCTGGGCCGGGAAGGGGTCCGGTTCGCCGTCGAGGAGATGACGAACATCAAGATGGTGATGATCAAGCCGTAG
- a CDS encoding GNAT family N-acetyltransferase, with amino-acid sequence MIRKARMGDVKAIQKLIAEYARKGDMLPRSLSEIYENLRDYFVYEEDGEEVIGSAAVHLMWEDLAEVRSLAVRDDRMGRGIGTQLVEACISEAIVLGITRVFALTYKPVFFEKLGFKQVDKSELPHKIWSDCLKCSKFPDCDEVALVADFSGTRHA; translated from the coding sequence ATGATCCGGAAGGCCAGGATGGGGGACGTCAAGGCGATCCAGAAGCTGATCGCCGAGTACGCCCGCAAGGGAGACATGCTGCCGCGGTCGCTCAGCGAGATCTACGAGAACCTCCGGGACTACTTCGTGTACGAGGAGGACGGAGAGGAGGTGATCGGGTCGGCGGCAGTCCACCTCATGTGGGAGGATCTGGCCGAGGTTCGATCGCTCGCGGTGCGCGACGACCGGATGGGCCGCGGCATCGGCACGCAGCTGGTCGAGGCATGTATCTCCGAGGCGATCGTCCTGGGGATCACGCGCGTGTTCGCCCTCACCTACAAGCCCGTATTCTTCGAGAAGCTGGGGTTCAAGCAGGTGGACAAATCGGAGCTTCCGCACAAGATCTGGTCCGACTGCCTGAAGTGTTCCAAGTTCCCCGATTGCGACGAAGTCGCGCTGGTGGCCGATTTCTCCGGGACGCGGCATGCCTGA
- a CDS encoding pyruvate dehydrogenase (acetyl-transferring) E1 component subunit alpha, giving the protein MVFLRALDEKAQHLQRAGRIGFYIGAAGQEAAEIGSGFALRKGDWMFPSYREHGAALMHGYPLSSLVGQLFGNSADATKGRQMPNHWCDRSARVVSVSSPVATQLPQAVGVAYAAKLGGEKSAVIAYFGDGGSSTGEFHVAMNFAGVFKTPNVFFCSNNQYAISLPFAKQTAAGSIAVKAAAYGFQGVRVDGNDILAVVRVTRDALERARAGEGPTLVEALTYRMGAHSTSDDPTHYRSEEEVEAWRRKDPIRRFAAYLKKEGVLTDQAEAAVAEEAREEVQRAVAACEAAPPVPPESLVEDVYAEMPWHLKEQQEWIRIPVKG; this is encoded by the coding sequence ATGGTTTTCTTAAGGGCGCTGGACGAGAAGGCGCAGCATCTCCAGCGGGCGGGGCGAATCGGCTTCTACATCGGCGCCGCCGGGCAGGAGGCGGCGGAGATCGGATCCGGGTTCGCCCTGCGGAAGGGCGACTGGATGTTCCCCTCCTATCGGGAGCATGGGGCGGCCCTCATGCACGGATACCCCCTTTCCTCCCTCGTCGGACAGCTCTTCGGCAACTCCGCGGACGCCACGAAGGGCAGGCAGATGCCCAACCACTGGTGCGACCGCTCGGCGCGCGTGGTCTCTGTGTCCTCCCCTGTGGCCACCCAGCTCCCCCAGGCGGTGGGGGTCGCCTACGCCGCCAAGCTGGGCGGGGAGAAGTCGGCGGTCATCGCGTACTTCGGTGACGGCGGCAGCTCCACGGGGGAGTTCCACGTCGCGATGAACTTTGCCGGGGTCTTCAAGACCCCGAACGTCTTCTTCTGCAGCAACAACCAGTACGCCATCTCGCTTCCTTTCGCGAAGCAGACCGCGGCCGGGTCGATCGCGGTCAAGGCTGCGGCATACGGGTTTCAGGGCGTCCGGGTGGACGGCAACGACATCCTGGCGGTCGTCCGGGTGACCCGCGATGCCCTGGAGCGGGCGAGAGCGGGGGAGGGGCCGACCCTGGTCGAGGCGCTGACCTACCGGATGGGCGCCCACTCCACCTCCGACGATCCGACGCATTACCGGTCCGAGGAAGAGGTCGAGGCGTGGCGACGGAAAGACCCCATCCGCCGGTTCGCCGCCTATCTCAAGAAGGAAGGGGTGCTCACCGACCAGGCCGAAGCCGCGGTCGCGGAGGAGGCCCGCGAGGAGGTGCAGCGGGCGGTTGCGGCGTGCGAGGCGGCCCCCCCGGTGCCCCCGGAGAGCCTGGTCGAGGACGTCTACGCGGAGATGCCGTGGCACCTCAAGGAGCAGCAGGAGTGGATCCGGATACCGGTGAAGGGGTGA